From one Nitrospira sp. MA-1 genomic stretch:
- a CDS encoding DUF1998 domain-containing protein, producing the protein MILSDGVSVIGGGLDHWFKHEDDTTDNIDPQEYRIDEWRLASRLNVAHFYLPPDHRRGGRHDSPINRRLTVPFLRFPQWHYCTRCGVMSRVPLVRRGRIKCAECDARGWTRYIVQVPFVAMCDAGHIQDFPWVEWVYRTATPLQNGPAMRLVSTGGMTLAGQKVKVDGGPERTLAGITNASPDGNDTDLSRLLDSSGAPYLCHGHRPWLGTEEGEGCGRPLRGTLRSAANVYFAQIYSSIYLPRSEDTTVAEVISLLEQPPISTFVGILRSAGVVPTPANLRAQFHELVHGYTDRQLEEAMATVCGSGGQQQRQPTAGDDAETGFRRQEYDTLVTAADFDQLVLRPANLRDYAPDFSRFFSHVTLVHKLRETRALTGFTRVYADTDRDLASQQAMLRLNPPTEMWLPAYTVFGEGIFLSLNEQLLRQWEALPDIQARVAPLLGRYLALRQARHLRDRQIGPRYVLLHTLAHLLINRLTYECGYSSAALRERLYVSENPAAPMAGVLIYTAAGDAEGTLGGLVRMGRLGRLEPLLERALTGAQWCSADPVCMEMGQSGGQGPDSLNLAACHGCCLVPETACEEFNRLLDRGLVIGPFRNPTIGFFNRATEG; encoded by the coding sequence ATGATTCTGTCTGATGGTGTTTCCGTTATCGGTGGTGGGCTTGACCACTGGTTCAAGCATGAAGACGATACTACTGATAACATTGACCCTCAAGAATACCGGATCGATGAATGGCGGCTTGCATCTCGGCTCAATGTTGCTCATTTCTATCTTCCACCCGACCATCGGCGAGGAGGCCGCCACGATTCTCCGATAAACCGCCGTCTCACGGTGCCATTTCTCAGATTCCCGCAATGGCATTACTGTACTCGGTGCGGGGTAATGAGCAGAGTTCCTCTGGTTAGACGAGGCAGGATCAAATGTGCTGAATGTGATGCGCGCGGGTGGACAAGGTACATTGTACAAGTTCCCTTCGTCGCCATGTGTGATGCGGGGCACATCCAAGACTTCCCTTGGGTCGAGTGGGTTTACAGGACTGCAACCCCGCTGCAGAACGGGCCCGCAATGCGTCTTGTCTCGACCGGCGGTATGACGCTGGCGGGGCAGAAGGTAAAGGTAGATGGGGGGCCCGAGCGGACGCTTGCCGGCATCACCAATGCCAGCCCTGACGGCAACGATACAGACTTGAGCCGCCTGCTAGACAGCAGTGGGGCACCATACTTGTGCCACGGCCATCGCCCGTGGCTCGGGACTGAGGAGGGTGAAGGGTGTGGCAGGCCCCTTAGAGGCACGCTCCGCAGCGCCGCCAACGTCTATTTCGCCCAAATCTATAGTTCGATTTACCTCCCTCGCAGTGAAGACACAACGGTAGCGGAAGTCATTTCGTTACTGGAGCAACCACCAATCAGCACCTTCGTCGGCATCCTGCGAAGTGCTGGGGTTGTTCCCACGCCAGCGAACTTGCGGGCACAGTTCCACGAACTAGTGCACGGCTACACCGATCGGCAGCTTGAAGAAGCCATGGCCACGGTATGCGGCAGTGGAGGGCAACAGCAGCGACAGCCAACTGCGGGTGACGATGCCGAAACGGGATTCCGGCGGCAAGAGTACGACACGCTCGTTACCGCCGCCGACTTCGACCAACTCGTACTGAGGCCCGCCAATCTCCGGGATTACGCGCCCGACTTCTCACGTTTCTTCTCGCATGTCACCCTCGTCCACAAGTTGCGCGAGACGCGGGCACTTACCGGTTTCACACGGGTCTATGCCGACACAGACCGCGACCTTGCCAGCCAGCAGGCAATGCTTCGACTCAATCCCCCAACCGAGATGTGGTTGCCCGCCTACACGGTGTTCGGCGAAGGGATATTCCTCTCGCTCAACGAGCAGCTACTGCGGCAGTGGGAAGCCTTGCCGGACATTCAGGCCCGCGTAGCACCGCTGCTTGGGAGGTACTTAGCGCTGCGGCAGGCTCGCCATCTCCGCGACCGCCAAATTGGCCCGCGCTACGTCCTCCTGCATACGCTCGCGCACTTGCTCATCAATCGCCTCACCTACGAGTGCGGCTACAGTTCGGCAGCGCTCAGGGAGCGGTTGTACGTATCGGAAAATCCTGCTGCCCCGATGGCGGGCGTCCTGATTTACACGGCCGCTGGCGATGCCGAGGGGACGCTCGGCGGGCTGGTACGCATGGGCAGGCTAGGGCGGCTGGAGCCGCTGCTGGAACGCGCGCTCACGGGGGCGCAGTGGTGTTCCGCCGACCCAGTTTGCATGGAGATGGGCCAGAGCGGAGGCCAAGGGCCGGATTCCTTGAACCTCGCGGCTTGCCACGGTTGCTGCCTGGTGCCGGAGACGGCGTGCGAGGAGTTCAACCGGCTTCTCGACCGGGGCCTTGTTATCGGCCCATTCCGCAATCCCACTATCGGATTCTTCAATCGAGCCACGGAGGGCTAA
- a CDS encoding DNA cytosine methyltransferase → MVFPVLSFFTGGGFFDLGFNQAGFTICWTNENNPVFVAGYEHGMSSWLSSLGKKRDVTAEISNTSSVCDLPAKKVLSEAFSGPRPEIFGVIGGPPCPDFSKGGTHAGGNGQNGKLTSVFTDIICSIKPSFFVVENVPGLYRFHKHREFLFRKIAQLQDHGYVVDYRILNALELGVPQDRERLFVVGFKKSLAERAIGQRLMADEGGWFLWPEIEPYNGAKSLAWPKVITFGKQPAKPNEIPIELTVYPALIGNGDPEKIANGEDVFNPYSSKFKEVKEGDVSGKSFKRLHRYRFSPTAWYGNQEVHLHPWKTRRLSVREALRIQSVPDEYVLPEEMSLSAKFKMTCNGVPCVMAFHLAGAVKCFLKKAVQ, encoded by the coding sequence ATGGTATTTCCAGTGCTGTCATTCTTTACGGGGGGAGGTTTCTTCGACCTTGGCTTCAATCAGGCAGGGTTCACGATCTGCTGGACAAACGAAAACAATCCCGTGTTTGTAGCGGGATATGAGCATGGCATGTCTTCCTGGCTCTCTTCACTCGGCAAGAAACGGGACGTAACAGCAGAGATTTCTAATACGAGCAGTGTTTGCGATCTGCCCGCAAAAAAGGTGCTTAGTGAAGCGTTTTCCGGACCCCGCCCCGAAATCTTTGGGGTAATCGGTGGTCCACCATGCCCCGACTTTAGTAAGGGCGGAACCCATGCTGGCGGCAACGGGCAGAATGGGAAACTGACCAGTGTGTTCACAGACATAATTTGTAGTATTAAGCCGTCTTTTTTTGTCGTTGAGAACGTGCCAGGCCTTTACCGTTTTCATAAGCATCGGGAGTTTCTCTTTCGCAAGATCGCCCAATTGCAGGACCACGGATACGTTGTCGATTACAGGATCCTTAACGCACTCGAATTGGGTGTCCCGCAAGATCGTGAGCGGTTATTTGTCGTCGGCTTCAAGAAATCGCTGGCCGAGCGTGCGATCGGCCAGAGGCTCATGGCGGACGAGGGCGGCTGGTTTCTGTGGCCGGAAATCGAGCCCTATAATGGGGCGAAGTCGCTTGCTTGGCCCAAGGTGATTACGTTTGGTAAACAGCCCGCGAAGCCAAATGAAATCCCTATCGAACTGACGGTGTATCCTGCACTGATTGGTAACGGCGACCCGGAGAAGATTGCAAACGGGGAAGATGTCTTCAACCCGTACTCCAGCAAGTTCAAGGAAGTTAAAGAAGGCGATGTTTCAGGCAAGTCATTCAAGAGGCTTCACCGGTACCGTTTCAGTCCGACCGCATGGTACGGCAACCAAGAAGTCCATTTGCACCCGTGGAAAACACGGCGTCTATCTGTGCGCGAAGCACTGCGGATCCAGTCAGTCCCAGATGAATATGTTCTGCCGGAGGAGATGTCGCTTTCGGCCAAATTCAAGATGACCTGCAACGGCGTGCCATGCGTCATGGCATTTCATCTAGCAGGTGCGGTGAAGTGCTTTCTCAAAAAGGCGGTGCAATGA